One Anguilla rostrata isolate EN2019 chromosome 15, ASM1855537v3, whole genome shotgun sequence genomic window carries:
- the LOC135241443 gene encoding zinc finger protein 654-like → MAEEEGDLESESFKEQLGSLLNCRSSDECGSQSKDYCARFCELVEDQTGRWQVPLPQLQVLRTSLCYFARDTATFPSDCEHVRYALSSLALSYFELLLFFGKDEFLESPLKDILESFQECQASLARHKNVYLLLLKQVIKDGGPWENPVLQAILRETGAPREEVERYLSSEAAVFFELRVRYLQACERIQEAVALAKSCIEHPEAGRCLYFHQAYLTCLLKASLYDHLQKEIAEIDGKDAVEIICNSENEERDDLLLALSRAFLVQQLQNGDMYYIWDLIFIWSKIHLRANSSKQDFLEECHQLMLSATNVKSIFPFIKVIRGELGNEGLQFCVELCGRALQMDLHHDPVTKLLIYKTLAFLLPNDLEVCRACALLVFFLERTVESYKTVYLLYTHPDQEYHPDCGFIKNHIRFEVLQILKKGLFFDPEFWNLITLRTNCLKLMSEKVMQAALNENMEEDKWIPNYCVKEPSKIILDTPEYRTNQVRRRPVKKFNKPVIRRIVVPPEVVEVSLVKKRGRKPGSRVIKVTDDSQLRRSFRQLDMAQDNSTRQHDNRQQRLLARQGDKKTLKRRGRKPRWLLQEMAKQAENRLGQPGRKKQLPTNAEVETKLHGNCLAQTDNDTEKAQEVSVEETSCDVELTPQSPAEETANVETVLLQKEGLPLLAVPLLDDPVLTPVPVTMLEVSIPDNEVMDTSTEEVEMQPLADIALQEPSLEDRVDMEVVPSEEPFTESCDREEDSADEPPGNSSWCALPPEARGQVSLESAVEVDNDVIQQWHNYSRNPEEENVEEKVLLPDAVPKEFPTAPLECPSESTESGPELSGEVCELPQVEVPPALQTPPGVASSSEADVEVPESMPAAFEEVPEAVFHQEVIQAEESSVATETSFFDNAISVPADETSVPDDSSSAPQHTDSAFDAGVIAGTENFENTTDTIGDSVVNNAWGSDNMTAVPSDAAEPVLSDAAETVPSDATVPSDSAVPSDAIVPSDSAVPSDSAVPSHETVPSHETVPSDGTVPSDGTVSTDATVPSDVINGVINLTVSQTDTTHDPGQDSRLPLELPQTEILEPEKGFSEPEPVSRPVPDGLPKKVLKYRCKLCKKEFKGGNIMRHAVAHLQRDKHKCVFCGKLFNRPLIAKKHLQEHIVKLRLEADSISSLAPENGTPETLECARRSLSRSAKHEMKPEASAQKMVPSKKRKYNKKQEVLQKLEEVRESNSVTDKKPVQKANGSIVEGKLKLEKEEYSCPSDGCTKKFVRRGMSMIRHALASHPSDTKVQEFAFRWRKGKCKFCQRIFWSFLHYQDHIKRHDHPLKHICLHTDCKNRFKTKSELRAHLKSHQPLQAQCLFAGCSQTFGRLSQLQDHEWRHYPVPDTKEDSLWMTQMHRKVGRPARGKRKDAQDDSGHHVKVKKGSAEPQATVPNSGGTCGRTEIDTVEVKDENKAVGETSTAERPVGTEDTRPPEGSASDAQLLNGHRETATLSHTQVDTKSTMESSKETPVEINNVDKGIEPESVASHQEEPVAQAQKRVKDGEAELSSYGGTSGRPFVRPPPSAYLDERYISMPKRRKSSPSDSRSSVEPSSLTGDAQRRRCSKCFSSFGSAEDLQRHLSLNNCTSLFGFDSDEESAC, encoded by the exons ATGGCGGAAGAAGAGGGCGACCTGGAATCAGAAAGCTTTAAAGAACAGTTAGGGAGTTTATTGAACTGTCGCAGTAGCGACGAATGTGGATCGCAAAGCAAGGACTACTGCGCTAGATTTTGCGAG TTGGTGGAGGATCAGACCGGAAGATGGCAGGTGCCGTTACCCCAGCTACAGGTGCTACGGACATCACTCTGCTACTTTGCCCGAGACACAGCGACCTTCCCGTCGGACTGCGAACATGTGCGCTATGCCCTGAGCAGCCTTGCCTT gaGCTATTttgagctgctgctgttttttgggAAGGATGAATTCCTGGAGAGTCCTCTGAAAGATATCCTTGAGTCTTTTCAG GAATGCCAGGCAAGCCTAGCGAGACACAAGAATGTgtacctgctgctgctgaagcaGGTCATCAAAGATGGCGGGCCGTGGGAGAACCCCGTCCTGCAGGCGATCCTGAGAGAGACGGGTGCACCGCGGGAAGAAG TGGAGCGCTACCTGAGCTCGGAGGCCGCGGTGTTCTTCGAGCTGCGGGTGCGCTACCTGCAGGCCTGCGAGCGCATTCAGGAGGCCGTCGCTCTGGCGAAGAGCTGCATAGAGCATCCGGAAGCGGGCCGGTGCCTCTACTTTCACCAGGCCTATctgacctgcctcctgaagGCGTCGCTCTACGATCACTTGCAGAAGGAG ATAGCTGAGATCGATGGGAAAGATGCCGTGGAGATCATATGCAACAGCGAGAACGAGGAAAGGGACGACCTGCTCTTAGCTCTTAGCAGGGCCTTTCTTGTTCAGCAGCTGCAGAACGGAGACATGTACTACATTTG GGACCTCATCTTTATATGGAGCAAAATTCATCTCAGGGCAAACTCCTCCAAACAAGACTTCCTGGAGGAATGCCATCAGCTGATGCTGTCTGCAACAAACGTGAAATCCATCTTCCCATTCATTAAGGTCATCCGGGGCGAA TTGGGGAACGAAGGCTTGCAGTTCTGCGTGGAGTTGTGCGGCCGTGCTCTTCAGATGGACCTGCACCACGACCCAGTTACCAAGCTGCTGATCTACAAGACCCTCGCCTTCCTGCTGCCCAACGACCTGGAAGTTTGCAGAGCCTGTGCGcttctggttttttttctggaacgCACCGTGGAGTCCTACAAGACTGTGTACCTCCTCTACACTCATCCCGACCAGGAGTACCATCCAGACTGCGGCTTCATCAAAAACCACATCCGCTTTGAGGTTCTCCAAATCCTCAAAAAGGGACTTTTTTTTGACCCAGAATTTTGGAATCTAATCACTCTGAGGACTAACTGCCTGAAACTTATGAGTGAGAAAGTAATGCAAGCTGCTCTAAATGAAAACATGGAGGAGGATAAATGGATACCAAATTACTGTGTGAAAGAGCCATCCAAAATCATCTTGGACACCCCAGAATACCGCACAAACCAAGTGAGGAGACGACCTGTGAAAAAGTTCAATAAGCCTGTGATTAGACGCATTGTAGTGCCACCTGAGGTAGTAGAGGTATCGCTTGTTAAGAAACGTGGCAGGAAACCAGGGTCACGTGTTATCAAAGTGACAGATGACTCTCAGTTGAGACGGTCCTTCAGACAGCTGGACATGGCTCAGGACAACTCCACTAGACAACACGACAATAGGCAGCAGAGACTACTGGCTAGACAGGGGGACAAGAAAACCCTAAAACGGCGTGGCAGGAAGCCTCGATGGCTCCTGCAAGAGATGGCCAAGCAGGCGGAGAACAGATTGGGACAGCCTGGGAGGAAAAAACAACTTCCTACAAATGCAGAGGTGGAGACAAAGCTGCATGGCAACTGCCTGGCGCAAACGGACAATGACACTGAGAAAGCACAAGAAGTTTCCGTGGAGGAAACCAGCTGTGACGTTGAGCTGACCCCTCAGTCCCCGGCAGAAGAGACTGCAAATGTAGAAACTGTCCTCCTACAAAAAGAGGGATTGCCCCTACTGGCTGTACCCCTCCTAGATGACCCAGTACTGACTCCTGTCCCGGTGACCATGCTGGAAGTCAGCATCCCAGACAATGAAGTGATGGACACGTCCACAGAGGAGGTGGAAATGCAACCACTGGCAGATATTGCTTTACAGGAGCCCAGTCTTGAGGATAGAGTTGACATGGAAGTAGTTCCTTCGGAAGAACCCTTCACTGAATCTTGTGACAGGGAGGAGGACTCTGCTGATGAACCCCCAGGCAACTCCTCCTGGTGTGCGCTGCCACCAGAGGCAAGGGGCCAGGTTTCCCTGGAATCCGCTGTCGAGGTGGACAACGATGTCATACAGCAGTGGCACAACTATTCAAGAAATCCCGAAGAAGAAAATGTTGAAGAAAAGGTCCTGCTTCCTGATGCAGTGCCGAAAGAGTTCCCCACAGCACCACTGGAGTGTCCTTCAGAAAGCACTGAATCTGGGCCAGAGCTTTCAGGAGAAGTCTGTGAGCTTCCGCAGGTAGAAGTGCCCCCCGCCTTGCAGACTCCACCTGGAGTGGCTTCAAGCAGTGAGGCTGACGTGGAAGTACCCGAGAGCATGCCTGCGGCTTTTGAAGAGGTACCTGAGGCAGTTTTTCACCAAGAAGTCATTCAAGCAGAAGAGAGCAGTGTGGCTACAGAGACCTCATTTTTTGACAATGCCATTAGTGTTCCAGCGGATGAGACCTCCGTTCCCGATGACTCTAGCAGTGCTCcccaacacacagacagtgcTTTTGACGCAGGCGTTATTGCTGGCACAGAAAACTTTGAAAACACAACCGATACCATTGGCGACTCAGTTGTTAATAACGCATGGGGTTCGGATAACATGACTGCTGTCCCCAGCGATGCAGCTGAACCTGTCCTCAGCGATGCAGCTGAAACTGTCCCCAGCGATGCAACAGTCCCTAGCGATTCAGCTGTCCCCAGCGATGCAATAGTCCCCAGCGATTCAGCTGTCCCCAGCGATTCAGCTGTCCCCAGCCATGAAACTGTCCCCAGCCATGAAACTGTCCCCAGTGATGGAACTGTCCCCAGCGATGGAACCGTCTCCACTGATGCAACTGTCCCCAGTGATGTCATTAACGGTGTCATTAATCTAACAGTGTCACAGACTGACACTACACATGATCCTGGGCAGGACTCAAGGCTCCCCTTAGAACTGCCACAGACTGAAATCTTAGAGCCAGAAAAGGGTTTCTCAGAACCAGAACCTGTATCTAGACCCGTGCCTGATGGTCTACCGAAAAAGGTTCTGAAGTATCGTTGCAAGCTCTGCAAAAAGGAATTCAAAGGTGGAAACATAATGCGGCACGCTGTTGCACACCTTCAGAGGGACAAGCataagtgtgtgttttgtggaaaACTTTTTAACCGTCCCCTTATTGCTAAGAAACATTTACAGGAGCATATTGTGAAGCTGAGATTAGAAGCGGACTCTATTAGTAGCTTGGCTCCTGAAAATGGAACTCCCGAAACGCTGGAATGTGCGAGACGATCTCTATCAAGAAGTGCTAAGCACGAAATGAAACCGGAAGCCAGTGCCCAAAAAATGGTTCCttcaaaaaaaaggaagtaCAATAAGAAGCAGGAAGTATTGCAGAAACTGGAGGAAGTAAGAGAGTCCAATTCTGTCACGGACAAAAAACCTGTACAGAAAGCCAACGGATCCATTGTGGAAGGAAAGCTGAAGCTTGAGAAAGAGGAATACTCATGTCCTTCAGATGGTTGCACGAAGAAGTTTGTCAGGAGAGGGATGTCCATGATCAGACATGCGCTGGCATCCCATCCCAGTGACACTAAAGTCCAGGAATTTGCCTTCCGCTGGAGAAAGGGAAAGTGTAAGTTTTGCCAAAGAATATTTTGGAGCTTTCTTCATTATCAAGACCATATCAAAAGGCACGACCATCCCCTCAAACACATCTGCCTCCATACTGACTGCAAAAACAGGTTCAAAACTAAGTCTGAACTAAGGGCTCACTTGAAGAGCCATCAACCACTTCAGGCACAGTGCCTCTTTGCGGGCTGTTCCCAGACCTTCGGTCGCCTGTCTCAGCTGCAGGATCACGAATGGCGGCATTACCCGGTTCCTGACACAAAGGAAGACTCGTTGTGGATGACGCAGATGCATCGTAAAGTCGGCAGACCGGCGAGAGGGAAACGAAAAGACGCCCAGGATGATTCCGGTCACCACGTGAAAGTAAAGAAGGGGTCTGCAGAGCCGCAGGCCACTGTGCCGAATAGCGGCGGCACGTGCGGCAGAACAGAGATTGACACTGTAGAAGTTAAGGATGAAAACAAGGCCGTGGGTGAAACGAGCACAGCTGAAAGGCCTGTGGGAACCGAAGACACGAGGCCTCCGGAGGGCAGTGCTTCTGACGCACAGCTACTGAACGGGCACAGGGAAACTGCAACTCTCTCGCACACCCAGGTGGATACCAAATCTACAATGGAGAGTAGCAAAGAGACCCCAGTGGAGATCAATAATGTAGACAAAGGGATCGAACCGGAAAGCGTAGCGAGTCACCAGGAGGAGCCTGTCGCTCAGGCACAAAAAAGGGTCAAAGATGGTGAAGCGGAGCTTTCCAGCTACGGAGGAACCTCGGGCCGGCCCTTCGTACGGCCCCCGCCCTCGGCCTACCTTGACGAGCGCTACATCAGCATGCCGAAGCGCCGGAAGTCGTCGCCCAGCGACTCTCGCTCTTCTGTGGAGCCGAGCAGCTTGACCGGCGATGCTCAGAGGCGACGCTGCTCCAAGTGCTTCTCCTCCTTCGGCAGCGCGGAGGACCTGCAGAGACATCTCTCCCTCAACAACTGCACGTCCCTCTTTGGCTTCGACTCGGATGAAGAAA GTGcctgttaa